The following are from one region of the Sandaracinus amylolyticus genome:
- a CDS encoding CAP domain-containing protein, with the protein MHKAIALLLALVTVIGCGGRQRTRLGREQTDTEIAAPAPTVAQYETNVPVGSPVTGGGDSAAVQTAMTNASTAASMPLTGDPRLGTLAEWVADRLGPSGDPPPPEVIDFLAWNLGLVEPTPHVIVLGLPDHVSIAEHVQRSASQFLGRQTYTHWGATVLPRSGVWLVVVVLSWRHLSLDPIARALPAGSPIRVNGRLDEGYANPTIVVQAPNGEVTRLPAGSGPDFDVRVPTTVNGGFQVEVIARGPHGESVLANAPVYVGTEPPRSVRLAPVTEEPSGPAPDVATLRAQLLEQLNRTRAEVGLPPLQEDPRLDEIALAHSQDMLEHDFLGHVSPRTGSAADRVSRGGIRSGLVLENIGRGYSAAEIHRGLMDSPGHRANLVNPDATHVGIGVVSEEENGRVAFLATQVFIRQAQEIDVASAPTRLLEDINRARVARGAPEMRMEENLQRAAQEAAQAYFAEPTLDQQSTTDRATQSMRRFAIAFRRLGAVMAVVSSLEEARQLEPALDDTVRVAGIGVAQGDRPDHPPNSIAVVILLAWER; encoded by the coding sequence GTGCACAAAGCCATCGCCCTGCTCCTCGCCCTCGTCACCGTGATCGGCTGCGGCGGACGTCAGCGCACCCGCCTCGGTCGCGAGCAGACCGACACCGAGATCGCCGCGCCCGCGCCGACCGTCGCGCAGTACGAGACGAACGTGCCCGTGGGATCGCCGGTCACCGGCGGTGGCGACTCGGCCGCGGTGCAGACCGCGATGACCAACGCGTCCACCGCCGCGTCGATGCCGCTCACCGGCGATCCGCGCCTCGGCACCCTCGCGGAGTGGGTCGCGGATCGGCTCGGACCGAGCGGTGATCCGCCGCCGCCCGAGGTGATCGACTTCCTCGCGTGGAACCTCGGCCTCGTCGAGCCCACGCCGCACGTCATCGTGCTCGGCCTGCCCGATCACGTCTCGATCGCCGAGCACGTGCAGCGCAGCGCGTCGCAGTTCCTCGGACGACAGACCTACACGCACTGGGGCGCGACCGTGCTGCCGCGCAGCGGCGTGTGGCTCGTCGTCGTCGTGCTCTCGTGGCGTCATCTCTCGCTCGATCCGATCGCGCGCGCGCTCCCCGCGGGCTCGCCGATCCGCGTGAACGGCCGGCTCGACGAGGGCTACGCGAACCCGACGATCGTCGTGCAGGCGCCCAATGGTGAAGTGACGCGCCTTCCCGCGGGCAGCGGGCCCGACTTCGACGTGCGCGTGCCCACCACCGTCAACGGCGGCTTCCAGGTCGAGGTGATCGCGCGCGGCCCCCACGGCGAGAGCGTGCTCGCGAACGCGCCGGTCTACGTCGGCACCGAGCCGCCGCGCAGCGTGCGCCTCGCGCCCGTCACCGAAGAGCCGAGCGGCCCCGCGCCCGACGTCGCGACCCTGCGCGCGCAGCTCCTCGAGCAGCTCAACCGCACCCGCGCCGAGGTTGGCCTGCCGCCGCTCCAGGAAGATCCGCGCCTCGACGAGATCGCGCTCGCGCACAGCCAGGACATGCTCGAGCACGACTTCCTCGGGCACGTCTCGCCGCGCACCGGCAGCGCCGCGGATCGCGTTTCGCGCGGCGGGATCCGCAGCGGGCTCGTGCTCGAGAACATCGGTCGCGGCTACTCGGCGGCCGAGATCCATCGCGGCCTCATGGACAGCCCGGGGCACCGCGCGAACCTGGTGAACCCCGACGCGACGCACGTCGGCATCGGCGTCGTCTCCGAGGAGGAGAACGGGCGCGTCGCGTTCCTCGCGACCCAGGTGTTCATCCGCCAGGCGCAGGAGATCGACGTCGCGTCCGCGCCGACGCGCCTGCTCGAGGACATCAACCGCGCGCGCGTCGCGCGCGGCGCGCCCGAGATGCGCATGGAGGAGAACCTCCAGCGCGCGGCGCAGGAAGCGGCGCAGGCGTACTTCGCCGAGCCCACGCTCGATCAGCAGTCGACGACCGATCGCGCGACCCAGAGCATGCGTCGATTCGCGATCGCGTTCCGTCGCCTCGGCGCGGTGATGGCGGTCGTGAGCTCGCTCGAAGAGGCGCGCCAGCTCGAGCCCGCGCTCGACGACACGGTGCGCGTCGCGGGCATCGGCGTCGCGCAGGGAGATCGTCCCGATCACCCGCCGAACTCGATCGCGGTCGTGATCCTGCTCGCCTGGGAGCGCTGA
- a CDS encoding serine/threonine protein kinase, with translation MKLCTACGTRFSEPVAFCPHDGTPTQELNDAPPPDPLLGRVIDGRYRVEKAIGEGGMGVVYLISHVVLGKRMALKVLRGDMAKDGDVVQRFMQEAQSATSIGHPNIIDISDFGRLPDGSVYFVMEFLDGTSLTHFIGTGGSIPMQTALHVIRQIASALDAAHARGIVHRDMKPDNVYLVKQGKDPHFVKVLDFGIAKVGGASSKLTKTGMIFGTPHYMSPEQASGQSVDRRTDVYALGVIMYEMFTGKVPFDGDTFMGILSKHMFEQPLPPSQVQGTKGLGAVEDVILKSLAKKPEDRYQSMSELIDDLDKIAGGGQLAIGRRGGIAPPGNLADALEPPTRTEMRLGQAFGADGMPPPEPDVVPKSRAPMIALAIVVLLFVGVGVGGVVFWASGSAATAGATSGPAPIVVPPLPPGTSTTPTPTTTPPAVTTTTPVTTTPPSTPQTPVVAPRARVVQITSEPIGAEVVIDGAIVGNTPLELPAPESGDRVAEVRMRGYESASVMIGATSPETVRVTLTPARVASGGGGRRPPRETTTTTEAPTPTPTPTPRTRPQSEVVDPWAQ, from the coding sequence ATGAAGCTCTGCACCGCATGCGGCACGCGCTTCAGCGAGCCGGTGGCGTTCTGCCCGCACGACGGCACGCCCACGCAGGAGCTGAACGACGCGCCTCCGCCCGATCCGCTCCTCGGTCGCGTCATCGACGGCCGCTATCGCGTCGAGAAGGCGATCGGCGAAGGCGGGATGGGCGTCGTGTACCTCATCTCGCACGTCGTGCTCGGCAAGCGCATGGCCCTCAAGGTCCTGCGCGGCGACATGGCGAAGGACGGGGACGTCGTGCAGCGCTTCATGCAGGAAGCGCAGAGCGCGACGTCGATCGGCCACCCGAACATCATCGACATCAGCGACTTCGGTCGCCTGCCCGACGGCTCCGTCTACTTCGTGATGGAGTTCCTCGACGGGACGTCGCTCACGCACTTCATCGGGACCGGCGGGTCGATCCCGATGCAGACCGCGCTGCACGTCATCCGGCAGATCGCGAGCGCGCTCGATGCGGCGCACGCGCGCGGCATCGTCCACCGCGACATGAAGCCGGACAACGTCTACCTCGTGAAGCAGGGCAAGGACCCGCACTTCGTGAAGGTGCTCGACTTCGGCATCGCGAAGGTGGGCGGCGCGTCGAGCAAGCTGACGAAGACCGGGATGATCTTCGGGACGCCCCACTACATGTCGCCCGAGCAGGCGTCGGGGCAGAGCGTCGATCGCCGCACCGACGTCTACGCGCTCGGCGTGATCATGTACGAGATGTTCACCGGGAAGGTGCCGTTCGACGGCGACACCTTCATGGGGATCCTCTCGAAGCACATGTTCGAGCAGCCGCTGCCGCCCTCGCAGGTGCAGGGCACGAAGGGCCTCGGGGCGGTCGAGGACGTGATCCTCAAGTCGCTCGCGAAGAAGCCCGAGGATCGCTACCAGTCGATGTCCGAGCTGATCGACGATCTCGACAAGATCGCGGGCGGCGGACAGCTGGCGATCGGGCGGCGCGGGGGCATCGCGCCGCCGGGCAATCTCGCCGATGCGCTCGAGCCGCCGACGCGCACCGAGATGCGGCTGGGGCAGGCGTTCGGCGCGGACGGCATGCCGCCGCCGGAGCCCGACGTGGTGCCGAAGAGCAGGGCGCCGATGATCGCGCTGGCGATCGTCGTGCTGCTCTTCGTCGGCGTGGGCGTGGGCGGCGTGGTGTTCTGGGCGAGCGGGAGCGCGGCGACCGCGGGCGCGACGAGCGGCCCGGCGCCGATCGTGGTGCCGCCCTTGCCGCCGGGGACGAGCACGACGCCGACGCCGACCACGACGCCGCCGGCGGTCACGACCACGACGCCGGTCACGACGACGCCTCCGAGCACGCCGCAGACACCGGTCGTCGCGCCCCGCGCGCGCGTGGTGCAGATCACCTCCGAGCCGATCGGCGCGGAGGTGGTGATCGACGGCGCGATCGTCGGGAACACCCCGCTCGAGCTGCCCGCACCGGAGAGCGGCGACCGCGTCGCGGAAGTGCGCATGCGCGGCTACGAGAGCGCGAGCGTGATGATCGGCGCGACGAGTCCGGAGACCGTGCGCGTGACGCTGACCCCGGCGCGCGTCGCGAGCGGGGGCGGAGGACGCCGGCCGCCGCGCGAGACGACGACGACCACCGAGGCACCGACGCCGACGCCGACGCCGACGCCGCGCACGCGGCCGCAGAGCGAAGTCGTCGATCCCTGGGCGCAGTGA
- a CDS encoding YybH family protein has protein sequence MSTPERPTLAASDERTAVDEFVHELQQAIDHADADLFNRSFAADVLWGSPFGAVVDGYDAIHAIHARMFASVAPVAGASRYVVEHARLPTPDVAIAYVRRITSVRATGEAEPGKPGTFDELALFVLVRRDERWWLAAGQHVPDRRDVYARPAP, from the coding sequence ATGAGCACACCCGAGCGTCCCACGCTGGCCGCCTCCGACGAGCGCACCGCCGTCGACGAGTTCGTCCACGAGCTGCAGCAGGCGATCGACCACGCCGACGCCGATCTCTTCAACCGCAGCTTCGCGGCCGACGTGCTGTGGGGCAGTCCGTTCGGCGCGGTCGTCGACGGTTACGACGCGATCCACGCGATCCACGCGCGCATGTTCGCGTCGGTCGCGCCCGTGGCCGGCGCGTCGCGGTACGTGGTGGAGCACGCGCGGCTTCCGACGCCCGACGTGGCGATCGCCTACGTTCGCCGGATCACGTCGGTGCGCGCGACGGGCGAGGCCGAGCCCGGCAAGCCGGGGACCTTCGACGAGCTCGCGCTCTTCGTGCTCGTCCGCCGCGATGAACGGTGGTGGCTCGCCGCGGGCCAGCACGTGCCCGATCGGCGAGACGTGTACGCGCGACCCGCACCCTGA
- a CDS encoding ATP-binding protein, producing MNGETHRWIVALRWAAVAGQLALLGVAFARGSVDLPWGALIGVVAVAAISNGVLAIVWRSGERLVGPVLLLDTLLLSVMLALSGGPSNPFGVLFLVYVTLAAVAASTRWTWVVVAAALAGYGALFVWHLPLPPELGGHAAHGGGHGAHGESQAFDVHLQGMWLAFAIAATAIAVFVTRVRRALEVERERAARAAKLAATTTLAAGAAHELATPLATIKIAARELVRELEARPELAALREDAQLVHREVERSRAVLDRLSLEAGAVTGEPRERRTLGALGDAITTAIGERTTRVRMRVSTGEVSVPPRAMTHALASLVRNALDASDAPVDLALELRDGTLIARVEDRGSGMSDETLARVGEPFFTTKPPGSGMGLGVFLARAVVEQLEGTLRFDSQVGRGTVVEATIPRASA from the coding sequence GTGAACGGAGAGACGCACCGGTGGATCGTGGCGCTGCGCTGGGCCGCGGTGGCGGGACAGCTCGCGCTGCTCGGCGTCGCGTTCGCGCGTGGGAGCGTGGATCTACCGTGGGGCGCGCTGATCGGCGTGGTCGCGGTCGCGGCGATCTCGAACGGTGTGCTCGCGATCGTGTGGCGCAGCGGAGAGCGGCTCGTCGGTCCCGTGCTGCTGCTCGACACGCTGCTGCTCTCGGTGATGCTCGCGCTCTCGGGCGGGCCCTCGAACCCGTTCGGCGTGCTCTTCCTGGTCTACGTGACGCTCGCGGCGGTCGCGGCGAGCACGCGGTGGACGTGGGTCGTCGTGGCCGCTGCGCTCGCGGGATACGGCGCGCTCTTCGTGTGGCACCTGCCGCTGCCGCCCGAGCTCGGCGGGCACGCAGCGCACGGAGGGGGGCACGGGGCGCACGGCGAGAGCCAGGCGTTCGACGTGCACCTGCAGGGCATGTGGCTCGCGTTCGCGATCGCGGCGACGGCGATCGCGGTGTTCGTCACCCGGGTGCGGCGCGCGCTCGAGGTGGAGCGCGAGCGTGCGGCGCGCGCGGCCAAGCTGGCCGCGACCACGACCCTCGCGGCGGGCGCGGCGCACGAGCTCGCGACGCCGCTCGCGACCATCAAGATCGCAGCGCGCGAGCTGGTGCGAGAGCTCGAGGCACGACCCGAGCTCGCGGCGCTGCGCGAGGACGCGCAGCTGGTGCACCGCGAGGTCGAGCGCAGCCGCGCGGTGCTCGATCGCCTCTCGCTCGAAGCGGGCGCGGTGACCGGCGAGCCGCGCGAGCGACGGACGCTCGGCGCGCTCGGCGACGCGATCACGACGGCGATCGGCGAGCGTACGACGCGGGTGCGGATGCGTGTGAGCACGGGCGAGGTCTCGGTCCCTCCGCGCGCGATGACGCACGCCCTCGCGAGCCTCGTGCGCAACGCGCTCGATGCGAGCGATGCGCCGGTCGATCTCGCGCTCGAGCTGCGCGACGGGACGCTGATCGCGCGCGTCGAGGATCGCGGCAGCGGGATGAGCGACGAGACGCTGGCGCGGGTGGGCGAGCCCTTCTTCACGACGAAGCCGCCGGGCTCGGGCATGGGGCTCGGGGTGTTCCTCGCGCGCGCGGTGGTGGAGCAGCTCGAGGGGACGCTGCGCTTCGACTCCCAGGTCGGGCGCGGCACGGTGGTCGAGGCGACGATCCCGAGGGCGAGCGCATGA
- a CDS encoding response regulator transcription factor, which yields MTGRENAPSILVVDDDDVLRERLARALAQRGLAVRTARDADEAASLAHAESPELALVDLRMPGPSGLALIRTLLEIDPHTRVVVLTGYGSIATALEAVRLGAVHYLQKPADVDEILAAFHRDELPLSPEIPLPTTSVPSLARAEWEHIQRVLTDCGGNVSQAARLLGLHRRSLQRKLSKYPVSR from the coding sequence ATGACCGGGCGCGAGAACGCACCCTCGATCCTCGTCGTCGACGACGACGACGTGCTGCGCGAGCGGCTGGCGCGCGCGCTGGCGCAGCGGGGCCTCGCGGTGCGCACCGCGCGCGACGCCGACGAAGCGGCGAGCCTCGCGCACGCCGAGAGCCCCGAGCTCGCGCTGGTCGATCTGCGCATGCCGGGGCCCTCGGGGCTCGCGCTGATCCGCACGTTGCTGGAGATCGACCCGCACACGCGCGTGGTGGTGCTCACCGGCTACGGCAGCATCGCGACCGCGCTCGAGGCGGTGCGGCTCGGCGCGGTGCACTACCTGCAGAAGCCCGCGGACGTCGACGAGATCCTCGCGGCGTTCCATCGCGACGAGCTGCCGCTCTCTCCGGAGATCCCGCTGCCGACGACCAGCGTGCCCTCGCTCGCGCGCGCCGAGTGGGAGCACATCCAGCGTGTGCTCACCGACTGCGGCGGCAACGTGTCGCAGGCGGCGCGCCTGCTCGGGCTCCATCGTCGCTCGCTGCAGCGCAAGCTCTCGAAGTACCCGGTCTCGCGTTGA
- a CDS encoding vWA domain-containing protein produces MSALHLRIERLLRRPDEVRAIVPWWSRLRARFFGAGEALRTVALEDAASRAITRETWPAHASALIAELEHNVDLLELRVAAGEHVPGEELVWLASLHRWIVRVEAALDRPHALDRLVRGLGRRPLDARPGPRAPRARAIDALLDEAELETERLGRRQRLLEAARRALLDDASPARAAKSMVAHELAQTRRMIACGVRAEIDLSHQLDGAIARRAPVATTLAAAASYLGAHHDARARVLDPLARPLRDAPATEAIPPGLAARIERAYDDARARVERDLESASPPRALALRRHRAFVAEGAHLAAMRAMLAADARLEIGGGLSQARFLAEDPRDEEVAFPAERMRLAHVRSVEDLRDAVIDDPRRVVHQLASGELLVRRHLRPRRRDDARSGASAEVRLFLLDGSTSMHGARARMRDAVILAELAALMERLERGGRVQQLLYYRFFHTASEPTRRVRTVDEALRAIDDVVGVERSGGTDIQRAIVDALREIEWARRHDVALTRAQIVLVSDGEATVDPSAIVSLRERLGVPTRVAIVALGGEGPGLRALAEAQRRDGARVFYHHVSDVELEAWERGDDAASPSYAAQTPPWDEIAALLPASLVADDPRPLEDALAELGVSDDATAARLDAMRRDLRALEARFDRWFPALPSGPDTLAGADDDDDLSRTLDAIAVLETLETPGVPPLERMADAITVFVRVLHALAITPERYADLIARHPARLAAPLGELRRRHRRR; encoded by the coding sequence GTGAGCGCGCTGCACCTGCGGATCGAGCGGCTCCTCCGTCGCCCCGACGAGGTCCGCGCGATCGTGCCGTGGTGGTCTCGGCTGCGCGCGCGCTTCTTCGGCGCGGGCGAGGCGCTCCGCACCGTCGCGCTCGAGGATGCCGCGTCGCGCGCAATCACCCGCGAGACGTGGCCGGCCCACGCGAGCGCGCTGATCGCGGAGCTCGAGCACAACGTCGATCTGCTCGAGCTCCGCGTCGCGGCGGGCGAGCACGTGCCGGGCGAGGAGCTGGTCTGGCTCGCGTCGCTCCATCGCTGGATCGTCCGGGTCGAGGCCGCGCTCGATCGTCCTCACGCGCTCGATCGTCTGGTGCGCGGGCTCGGGCGGCGCCCCCTCGATGCGCGCCCCGGTCCGCGCGCCCCGCGAGCGCGCGCGATCGATGCGCTCCTCGACGAAGCGGAGCTCGAGACCGAGCGGCTCGGACGCCGGCAGCGCCTGCTCGAAGCGGCGCGCCGCGCCCTGCTGGACGACGCGTCGCCGGCGCGCGCTGCGAAGAGCATGGTCGCGCACGAGCTCGCGCAGACGCGCCGCATGATCGCGTGTGGGGTGCGCGCCGAGATCGATCTCTCGCATCAGCTCGACGGCGCGATCGCCCGGCGCGCTCCGGTCGCGACCACCCTCGCCGCGGCCGCGAGCTACCTCGGCGCGCACCACGACGCGCGAGCGCGCGTCCTCGATCCCCTCGCGCGACCGCTCCGCGACGCGCCGGCCACCGAGGCGATCCCACCCGGGCTCGCCGCGCGGATCGAGCGCGCCTACGACGATGCGCGGGCACGCGTCGAGCGCGACCTCGAGAGCGCTTCCCCACCACGCGCGCTCGCGCTGCGCCGCCACCGCGCGTTCGTCGCCGAGGGCGCGCACCTCGCGGCGATGCGCGCGATGCTCGCGGCCGACGCGCGCCTCGAGATCGGCGGCGGGCTCTCCCAGGCGCGCTTCCTCGCCGAAGATCCGCGCGACGAGGAGGTCGCGTTCCCCGCCGAGCGGATGCGCCTCGCGCACGTGCGCAGCGTCGAGGATCTCCGCGACGCGGTGATCGACGATCCGCGGCGCGTCGTGCACCAGCTCGCGTCGGGCGAGCTCCTCGTGCGCCGTCATCTGCGCCCTCGCCGCCGCGACGACGCGAGGAGCGGCGCGTCCGCGGAGGTGCGGCTCTTCCTGCTCGACGGCTCGACGTCGATGCACGGCGCGCGCGCTCGCATGCGGGACGCGGTGATCCTCGCCGAGCTCGCCGCGCTGATGGAGCGCCTCGAGCGCGGCGGGCGGGTGCAGCAGCTCCTCTACTATCGGTTCTTCCACACCGCGAGCGAGCCCACTCGACGCGTGCGCACCGTCGACGAGGCGCTGCGCGCGATCGACGACGTGGTCGGCGTCGAGCGCTCGGGCGGCACCGACATCCAGCGCGCGATCGTCGACGCGCTGCGCGAGATCGAGTGGGCACGGCGCCACGACGTCGCGCTCACGCGCGCCCAGATCGTGCTCGTCAGCGATGGCGAGGCGACGGTCGATCCGAGCGCGATCGTGTCGCTGCGCGAGCGGCTCGGGGTGCCCACGCGCGTCGCGATCGTCGCGCTCGGCGGAGAAGGGCCCGGACTGCGCGCGCTCGCGGAGGCCCAACGCCGCGACGGCGCGCGCGTCTTCTATCACCACGTGTCCGACGTCGAGCTCGAGGCGTGGGAGCGCGGCGACGACGCCGCGAGCCCTTCGTACGCCGCGCAAACACCGCCGTGGGACGAGATCGCGGCGCTGCTGCCTGCTTCGCTGGTCGCCGACGACCCGCGCCCGCTCGAGGACGCGCTCGCCGAGCTGGGTGTCTCGGACGACGCGACCGCCGCGCGGCTCGACGCGATGCGCCGCGATCTGCGCGCGCTCGAGGCCCGCTTCGATCGCTGGTTCCCTGCGCTTCCCAGCGGCCCCGACACGCTCGCCGGCGCGGACGACGACGACGATCTCTCGCGCACCCTCGACGCGATCGCCGTGCTCGAGACGCTCGAGACGCCCGGCGTCCCGCCGCTCGAGCGCATGGCCGACGCGATCACGGTGTTCGTGCGCGTGCTGCACGCGCTCGCGATCACGCCCGAGCGCTACGCCGACTTGATCGCGCGACACCCCGCGCGCCTCGCCGCACCGCTCGGCGAGCTGCGCCGACGTCACCGCCGGCGCTGA
- a CDS encoding AAA family ATPase, with translation MLRSDSRRAAALDHFARFFAELEERFVERRDPLQQIALALLSRQHVLMTGPPGTGKSQLASAVVARIVDEATGEPSVFARQITESTVHTELIGAVDFRTLMDSGRTVHFTDEGLLGSVHAFLDEVLDGRDMLLRSTLNLLEERELKQGARITRGAIECALMTTNRYLTEVLEENRRTLLAFVDRIAFVSFVPRTFADPANLRRLVAGSVGERAALSARLTIQDLDALQTMASEVRVPASLAERVADLVSAFERRTGELERADPGFVATRYASARTAVRLAQLLRTICVLDKALHRRDRPLVAELSDLAMLRLALVVAGPEPASLDALLAQEHEPRERRQLTIMKAEHDLWDECLREITARALPDEPVEAPAPAPVQVAAEEPAPIAVETNEPERAEPIAIATLEAHDLHALRGVLERSRTLEAEDPEARAIAREMRTRALAALTEHVAFGGFAGTAADDPEDVAGEIARYREAAELREALLAEGASIEQPDVHAARWERGFATLVDRARLALDAHAAQRITGFDARGARGLSTTLDALAPLARAFDRLERDLASLAPGAPPEPLRAVVLGPRLSPLVEARYADDLALPSRDAMRDVVRGVLGHLARLGVHDAVPASAHLAWVARALLARERTSDEGAPSDAPFDLARYRALRASEDRALLCLVLGEIALLLHEPDRARGATERARDALAALSAETRAQLASIDLARIERLVAHLEGWHARAGADPTLVQIAHDEAALRRTSLESELVASLLPEHADHARALATRLHALDAALRKALHDALAGANDARWAAIVRAP, from the coding sequence CTCTCGCGACAGCACGTGCTGATGACGGGCCCACCGGGCACCGGCAAGAGCCAGCTCGCGAGCGCGGTGGTCGCGCGCATCGTCGACGAAGCGACCGGCGAGCCGAGCGTGTTCGCGCGGCAGATCACCGAGAGCACGGTGCACACCGAGCTGATCGGCGCGGTCGACTTCCGCACGCTGATGGACTCGGGCCGCACGGTGCACTTCACCGACGAGGGCCTGCTCGGCTCGGTGCATGCGTTCCTCGACGAGGTGCTCGACGGGCGCGACATGCTGCTGCGCTCGACGCTGAACCTGCTCGAAGAGCGCGAGCTCAAGCAGGGCGCGCGCATCACGCGCGGCGCGATCGAGTGCGCGCTGATGACGACGAATCGGTACCTCACCGAGGTGCTCGAGGAGAACCGCCGCACGCTCCTCGCGTTCGTCGATCGCATCGCGTTCGTGAGCTTCGTGCCGCGCACCTTCGCGGATCCTGCGAACCTGCGGCGGCTGGTCGCGGGCTCGGTGGGCGAGCGCGCCGCGCTGAGCGCGCGCCTCACGATCCAGGACCTCGACGCGCTCCAGACGATGGCGTCCGAGGTGCGCGTTCCGGCGAGCCTCGCCGAGCGCGTCGCCGATCTGGTCTCGGCGTTCGAGCGGCGCACCGGCGAGCTCGAGCGCGCGGATCCCGGCTTCGTCGCGACGCGGTACGCGTCGGCGCGGACCGCGGTGCGGCTCGCGCAGCTGCTGCGGACGATCTGCGTGCTCGACAAGGCGCTCCATCGGCGCGATCGACCGCTCGTCGCGGAGCTCTCGGATCTCGCGATGCTGCGGCTCGCGCTGGTGGTCGCAGGACCGGAGCCCGCGTCGCTGGACGCGCTGCTGGCGCAGGAGCACGAGCCGCGAGAGCGACGGCAGCTCACGATCATGAAGGCCGAGCACGATCTCTGGGACGAGTGCCTCCGAGAGATCACGGCGCGCGCGCTGCCCGACGAGCCGGTCGAAGCGCCTGCGCCGGCGCCGGTGCAGGTCGCAGCGGAGGAGCCCGCACCGATCGCGGTCGAGACGAACGAGCCGGAGCGCGCCGAGCCGATCGCGATCGCGACGCTCGAGGCGCACGATCTCCACGCGCTGCGCGGCGTGCTCGAGCGATCGCGGACCCTCGAGGCCGAGGATCCCGAGGCGCGCGCGATCGCGCGCGAGATGCGGACCCGCGCGCTCGCTGCGCTCACCGAGCACGTCGCGTTCGGCGGGTTCGCGGGGACCGCGGCCGACGATCCCGAGGACGTCGCCGGGGAGATCGCGCGCTATCGCGAGGCGGCGGAGCTGCGCGAGGCGCTGCTGGCGGAGGGCGCGTCGATCGAGCAACCCGACGTGCACGCAGCGCGGTGGGAGCGCGGGTTCGCGACGCTGGTCGATCGCGCGCGGCTCGCGCTCGACGCTCATGCGGCGCAGCGGATCACCGGCTTCGATGCGCGGGGCGCGCGCGGGCTCTCGACGACGCTCGATGCGCTCGCGCCCCTCGCGCGCGCGTTCGATCGACTGGAGCGCGACCTCGCGAGCCTCGCGCCGGGCGCGCCGCCCGAGCCGCTGCGCGCTGTGGTGCTCGGCCCGCGCCTGTCGCCGCTGGTCGAGGCTCGCTATGCGGACGATCTCGCGCTGCCGAGCCGTGACGCGATGCGCGACGTGGTGCGCGGCGTGCTCGGGCACCTCGCGCGGCTCGGGGTGCACGACGCGGTGCCCGCGAGCGCGCACCTCGCGTGGGTCGCGCGGGCGCTGCTCGCGCGCGAGCGGACGAGCGACGAGGGCGCACCTTCGGATGCGCCCTTCGATCTGGCGCGGTATCGCGCGCTCCGCGCGTCCGAGGATCGCGCGCTGCTCTGCTTGGTGCTCGGCGAGATCGCGCTGCTCCTCCACGAGCCCGATCGCGCACGAGGGGCGACCGAGCGCGCACGCGACGCGCTCGCCGCGCTCTCCGCGGAGACGCGCGCGCAGCTCGCGTCGATCGACCTCGCGCGCATCGAGCGGCTGGTCGCGCACCTCGAGGGCTGGCACGCGCGGGCGGGCGCGGACCCGACGCTCGTGCAGATCGCGCACGACGAGGCGGCGCTGCGCCGCACGTCGCTCGAGTCCGAGCTCGTCGCGTCGTTGCTCCCGGAGCACGCCGATCACGCGCGCGCCCTCGCGACGCGGCTGCACGCGCTCGACGCCGCGCTCCGGAAGGCGCTGCACGATGCGCTCGCCGGCGCGAACGACGCGCGCTGGGCCGCGATCGTGCGTGCACCGTGA